One Bacillota bacterium DNA window includes the following coding sequences:
- a CDS encoding polyprenyl synthetase family protein, producing MEKASSSRWTHHPELADGLKRVQACLEEQLSTGHKLISDAVMSLLRAGGKRVRPALVLTSGMFGHADPEKLVVVASAVEVVHMATLVHDDIVDDADTRRGIETVQARHGANVAVFTGDYLFTRAFQMLSRYADTGILSSVANAVQQVCEGEIEQYEARGDVTVSFGQYLRRIRQKTAMLFALSCYAGALVAGAPRDTTDTLRRFGLHLGIAFQIADDVLDFSQDEAATGKPAAHDLACGVYTLPVIYALGSRKWGPELRALLTELNATGRDGRDSMSCQARKRVIAAVRESGALCRALQVAERYADRANRCLALLPDGTGKEILADILASVVHRTS from the coding sequence ATGGAGAAAGCTTCGTCATCCAGGTGGACGCATCACCCCGAGCTCGCCGACGGCCTCAAGAGAGTGCAAGCCTGCCTCGAGGAACAGCTCTCCACAGGACACAAGCTCATCTCGGACGCAGTGATGTCCCTCCTGCGAGCGGGAGGAAAGCGCGTCCGTCCGGCCCTCGTGCTGACATCGGGCATGTTCGGTCATGCTGACCCCGAGAAACTCGTGGTGGTCGCGTCCGCCGTCGAAGTCGTCCACATGGCCACGCTCGTCCACGACGACATCGTGGATGACGCCGATACCCGAAGGGGGATCGAGACCGTTCAGGCGCGACACGGGGCGAATGTGGCCGTCTTCACCGGTGACTACCTTTTCACGCGCGCCTTTCAGATGCTGTCCCGGTATGCCGACACGGGGATTCTCTCATCTGTGGCCAACGCGGTTCAGCAGGTCTGCGAGGGTGAGATCGAGCAATACGAGGCCCGAGGCGATGTCACCGTGTCCTTCGGTCAGTATCTGCGGAGGATCCGCCAAAAGACAGCCATGCTCTTCGCCTTGAGTTGCTATGCCGGCGCCCTTGTGGCGGGAGCTCCGAGAGATACTACGGACACGCTTCGCCGATTTGGCCTTCACCTTGGCATCGCGTTCCAGATAGCAGACGATGTCCTTGACTTTTCGCAAGACGAGGCTGCCACGGGAAAGCCCGCTGCGCACGATCTCGCGTGCGGCGTGTACACTCTGCCCGTGATATATGCGCTGGGAAGCAGGAAATGGGGACCCGAGTTGAGGGCTCTTCTCACCGAACTCAACGCAACCGGCCGGGATGGGCGCGACAGCATGAGCTGCCAAGCTCGCAAGCGAGTCATCGCCGCGGTGAGGGAATCCGGCGCCCTCTGCCGAGCGTTGCAGGTCGCGGAGAGATACGCGGACCGCGCGAATCGCTGCCTCGCGCTCCTCCCTGACGGCACGGGAAAAGAGATCCTCGCGGATATCCTAGCAAGCGTGGTGCACCGCACCAGTTGA
- a CDS encoding FAD:protein FMN transferase codes for MSANGETRVKRRDLRGSRQDLSLDWLYAVALVSAFTVAGCQLSANKPVASVRTGFALGTLVQVRAYASGEGAGKAVDEAFHRIEEIEALMSANIASSDVAELNRNAGGLPSSVAGDTLYVVKRAKEYADLSNGKFDVAIGPLVQLWGIGTKHAKVPSPEDIAVAKQLVHHGEVEVDESGGTVRLPKAGMALDLGAIAKGYAADEAAEVLTERGVESAFIDLGGNILVVGSRPDGSPWRVGIQDPWKERGATFAVLSVRDTAVVSSGTYERFFEQHGRRYHHIIDPDTGYPAETGVVSATIVARRAVDADALSTAVFLLGPSDGMGLVERLPGIEAVIVTEVREVLVSPGLKGAIEISDGWTVKYHDGEDVQES; via the coding sequence ATGTCTGCGAATGGAGAGACTCGCGTGAAGAGGCGCGACTTGCGTGGCAGTCGTCAGGACCTCTCACTCGATTGGCTATACGCAGTCGCCCTGGTGTCGGCCTTCACGGTTGCGGGGTGCCAGCTTTCCGCAAACAAGCCGGTCGCGTCAGTTAGAACCGGCTTCGCCCTCGGGACGCTCGTCCAAGTGCGTGCGTACGCTAGCGGCGAGGGTGCCGGCAAGGCCGTAGACGAAGCCTTCCACCGCATTGAGGAGATAGAGGCTCTGATGAGCGCCAACATCGCATCTAGCGATGTCGCAGAATTGAACCGAAACGCCGGAGGCTTGCCAAGCTCGGTGGCGGGCGATACACTGTATGTGGTGAAAAGGGCCAAGGAATACGCCGATCTAAGCAACGGCAAGTTCGACGTGGCCATCGGCCCGCTCGTCCAGTTGTGGGGCATAGGTACGAAGCACGCGAAAGTGCCTTCTCCTGAAGATATCGCTGTCGCGAAGCAGCTGGTCCATCATGGCGAGGTGGAGGTGGACGAGTCTGGGGGCACGGTGCGTCTTCCGAAGGCCGGGATGGCCCTCGACCTGGGTGCGATAGCGAAAGGTTATGCCGCCGACGAAGCCGCGGAGGTTCTGACGGAGCGCGGAGTGGAGAGCGCTTTCATCGACCTGGGTGGAAACATCTTGGTGGTTGGCTCGAGGCCAGACGGGTCGCCGTGGCGCGTGGGGATACAGGATCCCTGGAAGGAGCGCGGCGCGACTTTCGCGGTGTTGTCCGTGCGCGATACGGCCGTAGTATCGTCGGGCACGTACGAACGCTTCTTCGAACAGCACGGAAGACGGTACCATCACATAATCGACCCTGACACGGGGTACCCCGCCGAGACGGGGGTGGTGAGCGCAACCATCGTAGCCCGCCGCGCGGTGGACGCGGACGCGCTGTCCACCGCGGTGTTCCTCTTGGGACCGTCGGATGGGATGGGTCTCGTGGAGCGCCTCCCCGGTATAGAGGCGGTGATAGTGACCGAGGTCCGAGAGGTGCTCGTTTCCCCGGGACTCAAGGGCGCCATAGAAATCAGTGACGGGTGGACTGTCAAGTATCATGATGGTGAAGACGTTCAAGAAAGCTGA
- a CDS encoding Gx transporter family protein, whose protein sequence is MTHISMYTALALVLHAVESLIPVPFMIPGAKLGIANIVTLVAIVLSGPVDAFVVVVLRTFLASLLSGALTSFAFSVVGGALATAVMSLAYRRLGSVFGLVGVSVLGAISHNVGQLFVAGMVVGTMGIYGYLPVLLVAGVATGYFVGIAAGFVLSFLAKAVAFPSARQQRETRGKQVARTL, encoded by the coding sequence TTGACGCACATATCGATGTACACCGCACTCGCTCTTGTACTGCATGCAGTCGAGAGCCTGATACCCGTGCCTTTCATGATTCCGGGGGCAAAGTTGGGAATCGCGAACATAGTCACGCTCGTGGCGATCGTGCTTTCCGGCCCTGTTGACGCGTTCGTCGTGGTCGTCCTGCGCACCTTCCTTGCGTCGCTCCTCTCCGGAGCTCTGACCAGCTTCGCCTTTAGCGTGGTCGGAGGAGCGCTCGCGACGGCCGTGATGTCGCTCGCGTACAGACGACTGGGAAGCGTCTTCGGCCTGGTAGGAGTGAGCGTCCTGGGGGCGATATCCCACAACGTGGGCCAGCTCTTCGTCGCGGGAATGGTCGTGGGCACCATGGGCATTTACGGCTATCTCCCCGTGCTCCTGGTGGCCGGAGTCGCCACAGGTTATTTCGTTGGAATCGCAGCCGGGTTCGTCCTCAGCTTCCTCGCGAAGGCTGTCGCGTTTCCCTCCGCCCGCCAGCAGAGGGAAACGCGGGGCAAGCAAGTCGCGAGGACGCTTTGA
- a CDS encoding NusG domain II-containing protein, giving the protein MMVKTFKKADVILALVVVSCAAAIFACQSVSRSRERDAVSAREVSIELDNRPFWTIPLSQVTHTMTVDVPASRGHSVTVEITEDGRARVLDSDCPDRVCVRTGWIDQPGETIVCLPNRVVVKIQGGTRSPRPEHALDGVAY; this is encoded by the coding sequence ATGATGGTGAAGACGTTCAAGAAAGCTGATGTCATACTCGCTCTCGTCGTCGTGAGCTGCGCCGCAGCGATTTTCGCGTGCCAAAGCGTCAGCCGAAGCCGCGAGCGGGATGCCGTGAGCGCGAGAGAGGTGTCTATAGAGCTAGACAACCGTCCTTTCTGGACGATCCCTCTCTCACAGGTCACGCACACTATGACGGTGGACGTCCCTGCGAGCAGGGGGCACAGCGTCACCGTGGAGATCACGGAGGATGGGCGCGCCAGGGTCCTCGATTCGGATTGCCCTGATAGAGTATGCGTCAGGACAGGCTGGATCGATCAGCCGGGCGAGACCATCGTGTGCCTTCCCAACAGAGTCGTGGTGAAGATTCAGGGTGGGACACGATCGCCACGACCGGAACACGCGCTCGACGGAGTCGCGTATTGA